In Phaeobacter porticola, one DNA window encodes the following:
- a CDS encoding protein-disulfide reductase DsbD domain-containing protein, with the protein MTSFTAPSAIARSVRTLRATALLLGSLVATVLLTLPAATQAEQMSDIVQLQILDGGATKRGTQMGALRLTLSQGWKTYWRAPGDAGIPPQFSWKGSRNIASVSIKWPTPDVFLTSGFRTIGYHDQLVLPVEITPANPGQPVRLKGRMQLGICNDICVPAELRFDQDLKPGSRRNPAIVAALADRPLSAKEAGVRTASCDLKPSRYGMELTAHITMPPAGGQEVVVIEPGAPTLATTETTTKRQGNQLTARTEIISADGGPFAVDRSQMRFTVLGSNRAVDIHGCTRH; encoded by the coding sequence ATGACCAGCTTCACCGCACCCTCCGCTATCGCGCGTTCTGTCAGAACACTCAGGGCAACCGCCCTGCTTCTTGGCTCGCTGGTGGCGACAGTCCTGTTGACCCTGCCTGCCGCGACACAGGCGGAACAAATGTCCGACATCGTGCAGCTGCAAATTCTGGATGGCGGCGCGACCAAACGTGGGACACAGATGGGCGCGCTACGACTGACCCTGTCGCAAGGCTGGAAAACCTACTGGCGCGCGCCTGGTGATGCAGGAATCCCGCCGCAGTTCAGCTGGAAAGGATCGCGCAATATCGCTTCGGTCTCGATAAAATGGCCAACGCCAGATGTGTTTCTCACCTCTGGCTTCCGCACAATTGGATATCACGATCAGCTTGTGCTGCCAGTCGAAATCACCCCGGCGAACCCAGGTCAGCCTGTTCGCCTAAAGGGGCGTATGCAGCTTGGGATTTGCAACGATATCTGTGTGCCTGCGGAATTACGTTTTGATCAGGATCTGAAACCGGGCAGTCGCCGCAATCCGGCGATTGTTGCTGCCCTCGCAGATCGTCCTCTGTCCGCCAAAGAAGCGGGTGTTCGAACGGCCAGCTGCGATCTGAAACCCAGCCGCTACGGTATGGAATTGACCGCACATATCACGATGCCCCCAGCCGGGGGGCAAGAGGTCGTGGTCATCGAACCTGGCGCGCCGACGCTGGCAACCACGGAAACGACCACCAAGCGTCAGGGCAATCAGCTGACCGCAAGAACGGAGATCATCTCTGCCGATGGCGGCCCTTTTGCCGTTGATCGTTCGCAGATGCGATTCACGGTATTGGGAA